Below is a window of Gilliamella sp. ESL0405 DNA.
ATATCTTTGGTGATGGTGTGCTGGAAATTTTGCAAGATGGATTTGGCTTTTTACGCTCGGCCGATAGTTCTTATTTAGCAGGTCCGGACGATATCTATGTTTCTCCTAGCCAAATTCGACGGTTTAATTTAAGAACGGGTGATACCATCGCCGGTAAAATTAGACCACCGAAAGAAGGTGAGCGTTATTTTGCTTTATTAAAAGTTAATGAAGTAAATCATGATAAACCTGAAGACGCCCGCAATAAAATTCTTTTTGAAAACTTAACTCCACTTCACCCCAACTCTCGATTACGCATGGAACGCGGAAATGGCTCAACTGAGGATATTACAGCCAGAGTTCTTGATTTAGCATCGCCTATCGGTAAAGGTCAACGTGGTTTGATTGTGGCCCCACCTAAAGCGGGTAAAACAATGTTGCTACAAAATATTGCACAAAGTTTAGCGGTCAATCATCCTGAATGTGAATTAGTTGTTTTAATGATTGATGAACGCCCGGAAGAAGTGACCGAAATGCAACGATTAGTGAAAGGTGAAGTTGTTGCATCAACATTTGATGAGCCAGCGGCTCGCCATGTTCAAGTCGCTGAAATGGTAATTGAACGAGCAAAACGTCTTGTCGAACATAAGAAAGATGTCATTATTTTATTAGATTCAATTACCCGTTTGGCACGTGCATATAACACTGTTATTCCTTCATCTGGTAAGGTATTAACGGGTGGTGTAGATGCAAATGCTTTACATCGTCCTAAACGCTTTTTTGGTGCTGCCCGTAATGTCGAAGAGGGCGGAAGCTTAACCATTATTGCTACTGCGCTGATTGATACCGGCTCTAAAATGGATGAAGTTATTTACGAAGAGTTTAAAGGTACGGGTAATATGGAAGTCCATTTATCGCGTAAAATTGCTGAGCGCCGTGTGTTCCCTGCTATTGACTTTAACCGTTCCGGTACGCGTAAAGAAGACTTAATGACCTCACCTGATGAACTACAAAAAATGTGGATCTTACGCAAAATACTTAACCCAATGGGTGAGATTGACGCAATGGAATTTTTAATCGATAAACTTGCCATGACTAAAACCAATGACGAGTTTTTTGAAATGATGAAGCGTTCATGATTTGCGCAGTCAGTACAAAATATTATTAAAGTAATGAAAAATAGCCGTGTTATATACTGATACGGCTTTTTTTGTGGCAAAATATAGCGTAATTTATAATTTATAGAACTTTTTAAATTAAAGATGTTGTAAAAACAACCTTATTAACAGGGTTATTTGAGATTAAATTAAGGAGCCAAATCATGTCTAAACAACAAATCGGTGTTATTGGAATGGCCGTTATGGGGCGAAATCTAGCGCTGAATATTGAAAGTCGCGGATTTTCTGTCTCGATTTATAATCGTTCTAAAGATAAAACAGAACAAGTCATGGCTGAACATTCTGATAAGCACTTGGTTCCTTATTTTACCATTGAAGATTTTGTGAACTCTTTAGAAAAGCCTCGCCGAATCTTAATTATGGTACAAGCTGGTAAAGGTACTGATGCTGTTATCAATGAATTAAGACCACTATTAGATAAAGGTGATATTATTATCGATGGCGGTAATGCCTATTTTGAAGATACCATTCGCCGTAATAAGATGCTTTCTGATGAAGGGTTTAACTTTATTGGTGCAGGTGTCTCTGGTGGTGAAGAAGGTGCATTAAAAGGACCATCTATCATGCCTGGCGGTCAAAAAGAGGCATACGAATTAGTTGCCCCAATTTTAGAGAAAATTGCCGCGAAGGTAAATGGTGAGCCATGTGTAACTTATATTGGTCCCGATGGTGCCGGTCATTATGTCAAAATGGCACATAATGGTATTGAATATGGTGATATGCAGCTGATTGCTGAAAGCTATTGGGTATTAAAACATGTCGTCGGTTTGACTAATGATGAACTTGCTGATGTCTTTGCGGATTGGAATAAAGGCGAATTAGATAGCTATCTGACAGAAATTACCGCTGATATCTTCAGATTTAAAGATGAAAATGGTGATTATTTAATTGATAAAATCTTAGATGCCGCCGGGAATAAAGGTACCGGTAAATGGACAAGCCAAAGCGCTTTAGATCTTGGTGAACCTTTATCATTGATAACTGAGTCGGTTTTTGCACGTTATATTTCAGCCATTAAACAGCAACGTGTTGCGGCATCGAATATTTTGAAAGGTCCAAAACAGGTTGCTTTTACGGGTGATAAACAAGCGTTAATAGAGAAAGTGCGTAAAGCGCTATATATGGGTAAAATCATCTCTTATGCGCAAGGCTTTTCACAGTTAAAAGCGGCTTCACAGCACTATAATTGGCAACTTAATTATGGCGAGATAGCTAAAATTTTTAGAGCCGGATGTATTATACGTGCTCAGTTTTTACAAAAAATTACCGATGCATATACGGCTGATAATCACATCGATAATTTACTGCTTGCCCCTTATTTTTGCCAAACAGTTGAAGCTTATCAACAATCATTACGGGATGTTGTGTCTTTAGCTGTTCAACAAGGGATCCCGGTGCCAACATTATCTTCAGCTATAGCTTATTACGATAGCTATCGTTCAGCTGTGCTACCCGCTAATTTGATTCAAGCTCAGCGGGATTATTTTGGTGCACATACTTATAAACGAATCGACAAAGAAGGTGTTTTCCATACTGATTGGTTAAACATTGAGTCATAAATAGTGTTGTTTTGTTATTGAACTTTTCAAATTGAGTGCAATGAAAATTGCACTCTAATTCAGTTATCTTTTCTTGATTAATCTGTTTTATGTCGTTTCTTTTTTCGCTATGAAAAAAAATACTGGCGGCGATTAGCTTTAGCGTTGTCAAGCAAATTTATTTATTAAAAAATCTAGAAAAGCACAATATATGGTGTATAATTCATTTATATCCACTATATATAGTGTTGTTTAAGCGATGTGAAAATCCTGGTCTTTATCAAGTAAAACCAAATATTCTGACAAAAAATGAATTGTTCTTAATAATTACAATGAATATTTATGTTGATACCAAGCCTATGCCAAGCGCTAATTATTAATGAATGTTGAGGGGAGTATATATGCCTGTTGTAATCAAACGAGATGGCTGTCAAACTGCGTTTAATGAGACTCGAATTAAAGATGCTATTGTCAGAGCTGCTGTTGCAGCTAACGTTCAAGATCCTGATTATTGTGCAGCTGTCGCTCGAGTTGTTACCAATCAAATGGCAGAACGAGACAGTGTCGATATTAATGAAATTCAAAATGCTGTTGAAAATCAGTTGATGTCAGGTCCTTATAAAAAACTAGCCAGAACTTATATTGAATATCGTCATGATCGTGATCGTGCTCGTGAAGAGCGCAGTCGTTTAAATCAAGATATTCGAGGGTTGATTGAACAAAGTAACGTCGCTATTTTAAATGAAAACGCTAATAAAGACAGCAAAGTAATCCCAACTCAGCGTGATTTACTCGCTGGAATTGTTGCAAGGCACTATGCTAAACAATATTTATTACCGAAAGATATTTCTCATGCTCATGATTGCGGTGAAATTCACTATCATGATTTAGATTATGCGCCTTTTTTCCCCATGTTTAACTGTATGTTAATCGATTTAGATGGCATGTTAACAAATGGTTTTAAAATGGGGAATGCCGAAATCGAACCACCAAAATCGATTGCGACAGCCACAGCAGTAACCGCACAAATTATTGCGCAAGTTGCAAGCCATATTTATGGTGGCACAACCATTAATCGTATTGATGAGATTTTGGCAAAATTTGTCACAATCAGTTATCAAAAACATAAAAAAATTGCTGAACAATGGGATATTCCAAATCCGGAAGCTTATGCTGAAAGTCGTACCGAAAAAGAGTGTTATGATGCTTTCCAATCTTTAGAGTATGAAGTCAACACGTTACATACTGCTAATGGTCAAACGCCATTTGTGACGTTTGGTTTTGGTTTGGGAACAAGCTGGGAATCACGCTTGATTCAAGAATCTATTTTAAAAGTCCGTATTCAAGGTTTAGGTAAAAATCATAAAACTGCCGTATTCCCAAAATTGGTTTTTGCGATTAAAGATGGCATAAATCATAAACAAGGTGATGTAAATTATGACATCAAACAACTTGCCTTAGAGTGTGCAAGTAAGCGTATGTATCCGGATATTTTGAATTACGATAAAGTTGTCGAAGTCACCGGTTCATTTAAAACGCCAATGGGATGCCGAAGCTTTTTAGGTGTCTATGAGCAAGACGGCGAGCAAATTCATGATGGGCGAAATAATTTGGGCGTAATTAGCTTAAATTTACCACGTATCGCTATTGAAGCTAAAGGTGATGAAACGCGTTTTTGGGAAATATTAGATAAACGTCTTGCACTTTGCAAAAAAGCACTTATGACGCGTATCGCTCGTCTTGATGGTGTTAAAGCCCGTGTTGCACCTATTTTATATATGGAAGGGGCATGTGGCGTAAGGCTAAAAGAGGATGACAGCGTTTCTGAAATCTTCAAAAATGGTCGTGCATCAATTTCATTAGGATATATCGGGCTTCATGAAACCTTAAATGCACTTTATGGCAACCAAACACATCCGTTTGATAATGACACATTACGAGCTAAAGGTGTGGCAATTGTTGAACATCTGCGTAAAGCTGTTGAACAATGGAAAGCCGAAACCGGATATGGTTTTAGTTTATATAGTACACCGAGTGAAAATCTATGCGATCGCTTCTGTCGGTTAGATACGGCTGAATTTGGTGTCATACCGGGCGTGACGGATAAAGGTTACTATACAAATAGTTTTCATCTTGATGTTGAGAAAAAGGTTAATCCATACGAGAAGATCGAGTTTGAAAAACCTTATCCACCCGTTGCCAGCGGTGGCTTTATTTGCTACGGCGAATACCCAAATATGATCAATAATGTCAAAGCATTAGAAGATGTATGGGATTATAGTTATACTCGTGTTCCATATTATGGTACTAATACTCCGATTGATGAGTGTTATGAATGCGGTTTTACGGGTGAATTTTCATGTACCAGCAAAGGATTTGTTTGTCCTAGTTGTGGCAATCATGATTCATCAAAGGTCTCTGTGACTCGTCGTGTTTGTGGTTATTTAGGTAGTCCTGATGCTCGTCCGTTTAATGCTGGCAAGCAAGAAGAAGTGAAACGACGAGTAAAACACTTAAATAATGGTCAAATTGGCTAATTATTCATGAAAAACTTATGAATTATCATCGTTACTATCCAGTCGATGTGGTTAATGGCGAAGGGACTCGCTGTGTACTTTTTGTAGCAGGCTGTGTACATCAGTGTCCCGGCTGCTATAACAAAAGTACTTGGGGATTAAACTCTGGTTCGCCATTTACACAATCACTTGAAGATCAAATTATTAAAGATTTACAAGACACCGAAATTAAACGTCAAGGGTTATCCCTCTCCGGCGGTGATCCGTTGCATCCGCAAAATGTCCCGGCAATATTAAAATTGGTTAAACGGGTGAAATCTGAGTGTGAGAATAAAGATATCTGGTTATGGACAGGGTATAAACTTGACGAATTAACCGCTGAACAACAAGCGGTTATTCCTTATATTGATGTACTTATCGATGGCAAGTTTGTGCAAGAACTTGCCGAACCAAGGCTATTATGGCGAGGAAGTAGCAATCAAGTCATCTACCGTTTTAAAGATCCATCCTAAAATTATTGTTGTGATTTGTGTAGATTTAACAGGTAAGAAATCGCTTCACGATAATTGATTTCTAAATTTTCACTGCTGGATGAGCTGATGTGTAAATCGGTGATCTTGCCATTATCAATACCATAAACCCAGCCATGTAAGTTGATTTTCTTTCCTCGTTGCCAAGCCGATTGGATAATGGTTGAATGGCCAAGGTTATAGACTTGTTCAATAACATTTAGTTCACACAAAATATCCATACGGATATTAGCCGGAAATTCACCAATTAACGAACTGTAACGAAACCATAAATCACGAATATGCAATAACCAATTATTGATCAAGCCTAAGTCCGGATTTTCAACCGCCGCACGAATACCACCACAGCCTAAATGACCACATACAATAATATCTTCTATTTCAAGCACATCAACCGCATATTGTACGACTGATAAACAATTTAAATCGGTGTGAATGACTAAATTACCGACATTACGATGAACGAATAATTCGCCGGGCTTTAATTTGATCAGCTTTTCAGCAGGGACTCGGCTATCAGAACAACCAATCCATAAAAACTTAGGATTTTGAGCAATTGCAAGCTGTTTAAAAAAATCCGGATCTTCTAATTCTATTTTTTCTGACCATTCGTGATTAAAACGAATCAGATCGTTTACATCAAACATACTCATTATTTCCTTTTATTTCATTACTATTTGACAGAGTGAACTGCTAACACGTACTAATTACTTTATTGTATTTATGTGTTGGATTTTGCTTGCCATGATTAATTTACGCCATAATGGTGTGGTTAAAAATTTGGCCTTAATGATTTTGCTATACAGTTTGATGCGTAGTGGCATGGTTTTTTGATAATAACGTTTATTCGGTTTGGGGTGCCGATCATTGAATATTTTGCTTAAAATTTCAGCGCTATCAAGCGCGTAGCTAATTCCTTCTAACGAACTGGCACTGATAAATCCTGCGGCTTCGCCGATTAGAAATATGTTTTCATTACCGGTATAAAAATCACGGAATCGATTTGGGTAAACGACTAAACATTTTTCGGTTTTTAATGGCTCACCAAAAACAAATCCTTGCTGAGTTAATTTCTCTTTTAATAACTCAAAATGTTCATTGGCTTCTTTTTTGGCAAAGGCACCACCAAAAATAAAGTATCCGTCTTTAGAAATGCTCCAGGCATAGCAATTAGTTGTCGCATTATCAAAAATACATGAATAAAAAGGATGCGGATTTTTTTCAGCAAACCATTGTTGAATGGCAACATATTGCCTTATCGAATGATTTGGATAACGCATTCTTCGGACAACTGAATTAGCACCATCAGCCCCGACAACATATTGTGCGGTGATGTTATGTTCTACTTTATTTTCGTCTTGATAAGTAACTTGATAGCCATCAATGACTCTTCTCACTTCTTTACATAACGTATTATGTAGAACCGTGACATTTTCCGGGATGAGAGATTTCAACCAAAGATCAAATTTGTGCCTATCAAAGCTGACATAACTGCGTTGATAATTACGCACAAGTTTTGATTGTAAATCAAATGTTTTGACACTGAAGATTTGAGGATCGGTCAAAATACTTTTTGGTAAATTTAAATTTTGTCTGACAAAAGCTTTTTGTGCATCATCGGCTAATAATCCACCGCATGGCTTATGAAACCCTTCATCACCAGTTTGATGTTTTTTATCTAATGCAATAACTTTGAAAGATGAGCTAAGTAGACGCGCTAGTGTACTGCCGGCTGGTCCAAGACCAATAATTGCAATATCGTAATCCATGCTTTTATTTCGTTAGTTTTGAGCTTTTGAATGGCGCTTATATTAACACAATTTATTGCAAAATGTGTTTATTCGTACAATGATTGATGAGATTCGTTATTTTTGTCAAGAACTTTCAGAAATACCCTACGTTTCAGTATAAAAAACAAATATTAAATGTGCTTTTTCAATCAAAGCGTTAATTGGCAACCGTTTTTAAAAATGCTTCATTTAAGGTTTCAAATGGTAATTTACGACTAATCACCACTAAGCGAGACACTTTTTGCGCTGGATCTTGCCATGGTGAGCCATAGTCAAATCCAACCACTTTATGTACACCTTGAACAATCAAACGTTGTTCATTATCTTTAATTGCCAATACCCCTTTGTAACGTAACATGTCATTTCCGTACTGCTCGACTAAACTTTCCATAAAACTGCCAATCTTTTTAAGATCAAGTTCTCCGGCTTCAAACAGATAAGAACAGATATTATCATTCCAAGCGTTAGACGGTTTGGCATAGGGGATAGATTTGAAATTAACTTCTTGATTTTTTGAAGGGTTGATGACAAAAAAGCCTTGATTAATATTAAGCTCATCGTTCAAATCAAAGGCATGAATGTCTAGCCATTGTGATTTCGGGATTTCCCCCTTAATGGCTTGAAAAATTTGTGCTTTATTATTAATTTTATTGATTCTATTTAATACTTGAGATTTTCGCTCATCATCAATGCAATCTGTTTTTGTGATAATTATGCGATCGGCAAACCCAATTTGTGATTGCGCAACACGGTGCTCATCTAACTGTTGAGTAATATGTTGGGCATCAACGAGAGTAATAATTGCATCAAGTTCAATGGCTTGACGGATTAAATCATCAATAAAAAACGTTTGAATAATCGGTGCGGGATCGGCAAGGCCTGTAGTTTCAATAATAAGCCGATCAAATTGCAGCTCTCCGCTGGCTCGTTGAGCATGTAATTGATGTAGTGCTTCGGTAAGTTCACCCTGCACGGTACAACAAATACAACCATTTGTCATTTCGACAATTTGAATATCTGTGCTGGTATTTAATAATTCACTATCAAGGTTGACCGGACCAAATTCGTTTTCAATGATGATTATTTTCTCATCATGATGATGTTTTAACAGATAATTGATCAGCGTTGTTTTACCGGAACCGAGAAAACCAGTTAGTAAAGTGGCGGGCAGTAAAGAAGAAGGGAGCTGGTCTGTCATTACTTATCTCTCACGGTTAACAGCATTTAAAACCACCTTTACCGCCGTAACGTGCATCTTGCCGCTCTTTGAAAAACTCTTCATAAGTCATTGGGGTCTGATCGGGATGCGTCAACTTCATATGTTGCACATAGGTATCATAATCGGGAATGCCCACCATGAGTTTAGCTGCTTGACCGAGGTATTTTCCTGCTTTGGCAATTGAATCAAACATAGGTTTTCTCTTACTCAGTAAAGTTTTATTGCATAATATTATGAATGATAACTTTTTAGTTTCTTATAAACTAGCAAAATTATTCAACTAAAGACATTTCACTATAAAATGTCAATTAATTAGAGTCAATCATTGATTAACAGTAACCATGGTTAAATACGTTATTTTATATCATTTATATTTGTTGTAACTTATTTA
It encodes the following:
- the rho gene encoding transcription termination factor Rho — translated: MNLTELKNTSVSELVALGEKTMGLENLARLRKQDIIFAILKQHAKSGEDIFGDGVLEILQDGFGFLRSADSSYLAGPDDIYVSPSQIRRFNLRTGDTIAGKIRPPKEGERYFALLKVNEVNHDKPEDARNKILFENLTPLHPNSRLRMERGNGSTEDITARVLDLASPIGKGQRGLIVAPPKAGKTMLLQNIAQSLAVNHPECELVVLMIDERPEEVTEMQRLVKGEVVASTFDEPAARHVQVAEMVIERAKRLVEHKKDVIILLDSITRLARAYNTVIPSSGKVLTGGVDANALHRPKRFFGAARNVEEGGSLTIIATALIDTGSKMDEVIYEEFKGTGNMEVHLSRKIAERRVFPAIDFNRSGTRKEDLMTSPDELQKMWILRKILNPMGEIDAMEFLIDKLAMTKTNDEFFEMMKRS
- the gndA gene encoding NADP-dependent phosphogluconate dehydrogenase — translated: MSKQQIGVIGMAVMGRNLALNIESRGFSVSIYNRSKDKTEQVMAEHSDKHLVPYFTIEDFVNSLEKPRRILIMVQAGKGTDAVINELRPLLDKGDIIIDGGNAYFEDTIRRNKMLSDEGFNFIGAGVSGGEEGALKGPSIMPGGQKEAYELVAPILEKIAAKVNGEPCVTYIGPDGAGHYVKMAHNGIEYGDMQLIAESYWVLKHVVGLTNDELADVFADWNKGELDSYLTEITADIFRFKDENGDYLIDKILDAAGNKGTGKWTSQSALDLGEPLSLITESVFARYISAIKQQRVAASNILKGPKQVAFTGDKQALIEKVRKALYMGKIISYAQGFSQLKAASQHYNWQLNYGEIAKIFRAGCIIRAQFLQKITDAYTADNHIDNLLLAPYFCQTVEAYQQSLRDVVSLAVQQGIPVPTLSSAIAYYDSYRSAVLPANLIQAQRDYFGAHTYKRIDKEGVFHTDWLNIES
- the nrdD gene encoding anaerobic ribonucleoside-triphosphate reductase; its protein translation is MPVVIKRDGCQTAFNETRIKDAIVRAAVAANVQDPDYCAAVARVVTNQMAERDSVDINEIQNAVENQLMSGPYKKLARTYIEYRHDRDRAREERSRLNQDIRGLIEQSNVAILNENANKDSKVIPTQRDLLAGIVARHYAKQYLLPKDISHAHDCGEIHYHDLDYAPFFPMFNCMLIDLDGMLTNGFKMGNAEIEPPKSIATATAVTAQIIAQVASHIYGGTTINRIDEILAKFVTISYQKHKKIAEQWDIPNPEAYAESRTEKECYDAFQSLEYEVNTLHTANGQTPFVTFGFGLGTSWESRLIQESILKVRIQGLGKNHKTAVFPKLVFAIKDGINHKQGDVNYDIKQLALECASKRMYPDILNYDKVVEVTGSFKTPMGCRSFLGVYEQDGEQIHDGRNNLGVISLNLPRIAIEAKGDETRFWEILDKRLALCKKALMTRIARLDGVKARVAPILYMEGACGVRLKEDDSVSEIFKNGRASISLGYIGLHETLNALYGNQTHPFDNDTLRAKGVAIVEHLRKAVEQWKAETGYGFSLYSTPSENLCDRFCRLDTAEFGVIPGVTDKGYYTNSFHLDVEKKVNPYEKIEFEKPYPPVASGGFICYGEYPNMINNVKALEDVWDYSYTRVPYYGTNTPIDECYECGFTGEFSCTSKGFVCPSCGNHDSSKVSVTRRVCGYLGSPDARPFNAGKQEEVKRRVKHLNNGQIG
- the nrdG gene encoding anaerobic ribonucleoside-triphosphate reductase-activating protein, giving the protein MNYHRYYPVDVVNGEGTRCVLFVAGCVHQCPGCYNKSTWGLNSGSPFTQSLEDQIIKDLQDTEIKRQGLSLSGGDPLHPQNVPAILKLVKRVKSECENKDIWLWTGYKLDELTAEQQAVIPYIDVLIDGKFVQELAEPRLLWRGSSNQVIYRFKDPS
- the can gene encoding carbonate dehydratase is translated as MFDVNDLIRFNHEWSEKIELEDPDFFKQLAIAQNPKFLWIGCSDSRVPAEKLIKLKPGELFVHRNVGNLVIHTDLNCLSVVQYAVDVLEIEDIIVCGHLGCGGIRAAVENPDLGLINNWLLHIRDLWFRYSSLIGEFPANIRMDILCELNVIEQVYNLGHSTIIQSAWQRGKKINLHGWVYGIDNGKITDLHISSSSSENLEINYREAISYLLNLHKSQQ
- a CDS encoding FAD-binding protein, which encodes MDYDIAIIGLGPAGSTLARLLSSSFKVIALDKKHQTGDEGFHKPCGGLLADDAQKAFVRQNLNLPKSILTDPQIFSVKTFDLQSKLVRNYQRSYVSFDRHKFDLWLKSLIPENVTVLHNTLCKEVRRVIDGYQVTYQDENKVEHNITAQYVVGADGANSVVRRMRYPNHSIRQYVAIQQWFAEKNPHPFYSCIFDNATTNCYAWSISKDGYFIFGGAFAKKEANEHFELLKEKLTQQGFVFGEPLKTEKCLVVYPNRFRDFYTGNENIFLIGEAAGFISASSLEGISYALDSAEILSKIFNDRHPKPNKRYYQKTMPLRIKLYSKIIKAKFLTTPLWRKLIMASKIQHINTIK
- a CDS encoding GTP-binding protein; this translates as MTDQLPSSLLPATLLTGFLGSGKTTLINYLLKHHHDEKIIIIENEFGPVNLDSELLNTSTDIQIVEMTNGCICCTVQGELTEALHQLHAQRASGELQFDRLIIETTGLADPAPIIQTFFIDDLIRQAIELDAIITLVDAQHITQQLDEHRVAQSQIGFADRIIITKTDCIDDERKSQVLNRINKINNKAQIFQAIKGEIPKSQWLDIHAFDLNDELNINQGFFVINPSKNQEVNFKSIPYAKPSNAWNDNICSYLFEAGELDLKKIGSFMESLVEQYGNDMLRYKGVLAIKDNEQRLIVQGVHKVVGFDYGSPWQDPAQKVSRLVVISRKLPFETLNEAFLKTVAN
- a CDS encoding YbdD/YjiX family protein, with the translated sequence MFDSIAKAGKYLGQAAKLMVGIPDYDTYVQHMKLTHPDQTPMTYEEFFKERQDARYGGKGGFKCC